The nucleotide sequence ACATTTAGTCCGACATCTAGCCGACCGAAGGCGGACTATTCTCATGTTACTAGCGTTTATGCgcaaaccaaaaaatatgaaaagaaagCTACTACTAAGAAAACTAAACCCAAGACAATCAGCAAATCTTCCGAACCGGCTGGTGATGAGGCTCAACGAAAGCGATTGACTACTCCTACCTCAACTGTGATGCACAGATATATGCAGCCAACACTGGCGCATAGCCTACGATATGGTAATACACAATCTGCGTCGAAACATTCAGATACAGAAACTCCGCTGGCATCAAGGTCACCTATACCACCAGCGATATCTAAAGGTAAGCAATTTACTACTACCGATGCACCAAGGCGATATGTACGCAATCTATCCAAAGAAGaacaaacattaaattttaaaggtaGTTTGACGAATTTAAAGAAAGACTCACTATCTAATAGTAAGGAATCGATAAAAAGCACTGAAAAACTGTATcatagaaaaattaatatagagAAAACTAAATCTGTGATAGCACATAGCATTGAAAAATCTATGCCTCCAAAAACAAGTAAGGAAATGAGTAATGTATTGAATAAagcaaatcaaagtaaaataaagcacAAAATTGACAGAGCAAAGGAGATTACAAACGCAACTGTGTCAACAACAAGAACATATAGAAATGTGAAAAACGAGAACTCAGAAGAAAAGAAGCTCATAAGCCGAGCTGAAAATGCACAGCACCGATCCAAAGTTCCCCTTAGTATTCATTCCAATATAGGTACTCGAAGAAAACTTAATCCAACTAAAAGTGAAAGTAAATCAACCGAGGTGAAAGGTCGTAAAGACAATAAGGATACTACACCGACGGCTACAGTTAAAGCTGAACAACCGAAAAGAAGaactacacaaacaaaaaaaagtgatgtaaaagtacaaaaaaagatGAAGGATTCGATGAATGAGTCCAGCCTGACTGGTAGCGGTAACACTAGTGCCAGCGGCTCAATGAGTAGTGTACGTAAATATACGCGCACAGCTACAAATATAAAGAAACTAGACAAAGAAGTGGCAAATCTGAAATTAGCAGACAAGTTTGTGGTTACCACGTCCACAGGATTTAATTCCATAACAACTACAccgaaaatttccaaaataccAACGGTACCAACTCGAACAACGGTAGTTAAAGTTCACCAAGAGCCACTGGCTACTACTGCCATTGTCAGCACAGTTATAATTGATGATGATGCGGAAATTTCACGATCCTTTAGATCCACAGAGAGTACAAAAAGTTCTACCTCATCTTCTGGAAGCAGAAAAGTGTTAACAAGTgaagtttttacaaaaacattggGCCCAGACAAACCATTCGAAGTAATTTATCGACAGCCGGACACTGATTTGGATACAATGTCCATAGTACGCCCGCCATCAACAGATCAACGTTGCGTGAATGAGTTTGATGTTAGTTTCATTGATACAACCGATTCAAGTTTGTCCGATTCAGTTGCATTGCCAATGTTTAATACGGAACAGGATCGTTTATTGGCCGCAAGCCCAGGCTCTCCAAAACCAACACGTAGTCCATTGGCCTTAATCGAAGAAACATTGCGCCGGCAACAAGCAGCCGGTTATGCTATGGATCCAGCGCTGCAAATGCAATTCGGTGCGTCTGGCATTCGAATGGGTAGTATTAGCCCGACATCATCGAGAAACTCGAGATCGGAGCAGATCGAAACGCCAaaaggtaaataaaaattacttaattactTAGTTGCCCTAGTATTGTAAATACCTGTAAGTTTATTTAGCTCACTAATTAATTAACTTTCAGGATATAGCATCACATAAGTGCAAACCATACACactgttttttattagcttaatttaaatatgtagGGACATTGTTTTCATATACGTAGGTAAACTCGTTTAaaagtataatatataatagGCGTGTACAtgctttgttgggtgtttgccgagctcctcctccaatttgtggtatgcatcttgatgttgttactcAAATGGATGGCCTaaagttttatgccacctccgagcGGCacgtggttttttatgagaacaatttttttcatggtAACATTACACTTTAGATTTGCGATTGCGACCGCTATAGACAAACCTTTGCTCTCATTTTGTGCCTATAGTGGGTGTACATATACGAGCATACTTATACATtaatttgttaataattatgatATCTATTAGATAAATAGACTttgactatatatgtatgtagagaaTCGCtttactatgtatgtatttaaaaaatccaaCATAAATATACGTATTACGTCGATAGCTGCATTCACACCGGGGTTGATATAAAAACTTGCAGTCAACATATATGatacatgtgtatgtgaatGTAGACGTAGACATACGCTAAACAAACGGCAACGCGAAAATTAGGTATTTTATTCTATCTATCAAAAGGAAGAACGTATCGAATTTATCGTCAGTGGGTCAGGATTTTGTTGCGGAGAAGTCCGCAGATTTTAAGTTAAACTATGAGTCATTTATCATAGCAATATTTTCTAGAACTTGGTAGTTATTTGTACTGACTAAATGCAATGCCATAAAAAAGAATGTGGATAAATTGAAGATTCCACGAAGGgtatgttttaaatttaattcaaaccataaaagttttgtttcatataagaaaaacttcgtatatgtatgcataaatgaTAACAAGAACATACacgtcacatacatacatttcggCAATACAAGCTAGAACTAAACATGCGAGATatagataaaaaattaacgaataaagaaataacaatatcacaaatttcattataatattTGTGGGTGGGTATTTCTATATTAGACAAGGCAATCCACCACTTGATGAAAGAAGTAAACATCTCGGTGTTTGTTTCGTTTCGGACATGAAAATCAAAGCAAGCGCGCTCAAACCGCCATTACTCATTACATTTCGGGGTAAAgttattattagtttcataGTAGAAAACGACCTTTCAATGAAAGTCTTTGCCACTGAACACCTAGAACATTCCATCTTCAATACTCCAACAGCTTTCAAAACACGGTTGAATATTCAATCGATGATTTAGGGCTTTGAGTGCGGATTATGAAGCTAACTTGCTTAGTTCATCTAATTTACTCACTGAAGAATATTCCGGTAGAAGCAGTGGAGCGATCGTTTTGTTAAATTCTGTATCAAAGCGTCAATGCAATTCGGCATTTTGTGGGTTTGCGCGGctccaaaaaattgtgtaaattcACGGCGAGTGATTacgaaaatttttggaagagACACCTCTGTGGCTATTTGCCTGATTTTATGCCATATATAAAATCCATAGCTTAATGGgatatagaatttaaaaaaaattatctgccatTTATGTAGCTTGGAACATGTCGCTATAATCGCTATTGCAGCTATTTTGAGGCTGAAATGCGAGACCTCTTGTGAGGTTTCAGACCATTGCGGGAGATGctctaaaaaaagtttaacaagTTAGACCACAGACTGTTGACCTCGGGGTGAATAGTTAATGAATAAGTACATAGTTCATAAATAATTACAGTTACTTCACATGAGTTCAAGAAGGTTATTGTAAAAACTTTCTCACAACTAGTATAAATACACAAGCAGGGATATCAAAGTCTACAAACTCCCTTGTTCTCAACAGTTTATGTATGCTGCTGTAGTATTCACACCACAAagtcaatatattatatttgtgtattAATGTATGAATACTACCCCTAATGCTTTAATTGCTtccgtaaaaaaattatatgtatgaatattttaaaactttacaatataattggaaataactcaaaatttaaatttaaaatcaatttcaacTCTTCCACAAATAGCAAAATCTCAAACATTTAATAAGAACAATTAAGTTACTATaaaccaaacaaaacaaaatgtccAAAAAGCTTCCCATGATTTCCGTTACCAAAGACGATCAGTCGGAATCATCTGAAGATTCTAATAGCAATGATATGGATTACAATTATAATGCTGGCGATGCCACAGATATTGAAGATTTTGACAGCCAAggagatataaaaaatttaacaaattccaAAGCTTCCATCAATACAATCAGTATACCGCAACATACAAAGCATGACACTGATGCCACTGACATCGAAGATTATAATGACACCGACTCTGAAGAGGATGATAATAGCAACGTTTATCCCGTGTTAAAGTTATCACTGCAAGAATTTCTGCAACATGGGTTGCGCGAACAAAGTATGATCGACAATGAGGCTAATGAGAGAGTGGAAAACAAGAGTGGCAATTTCTTGCAAGCtcaaaatttgaatgaaataagTGATTACCTAACAGATTGTGAAGATTATAATACTGATTCTGAGCTGGAGAATGCCTGCGAGAAATCAGTATGTTTCGATTTAGATACAGCTGTAAATGACCAGGGAAAAGTATGCATTGCCGATCATACGCTGCCCTCCAATGAAAATGAGCATTCTGATGAATACGAGGACTTATCCGCAATGAGTGATGTTAGCGAAATCGCATCAGGACTGTCAGATGTTGCTGGCACTAGTGCACGTCGTATATCCGAATGTGAAGTTCTCGAGTTGTCGGGCGAGGAAGAGGAGTGCCAAATCGTTCTTTCAGACTCAGCTTCTGAAAATGACGAAGACGACATTATATACGATAGTGCTAGCAATGCAAGCTTGCCGCCAATAGATGTTGCATTCATCAGCACAGGTGGCCAGCAGCGTAGAAAATCAACAACTATGTCTGCGAATAAGAATGCATTCTTAACGGTGGCGGGAGAGAGAGCGCATACAGAGGAGGCCTTAACAGATGTTGAAAAATTTGACGATTCTGCTGCTGAAGACTGTTTCGATAGTGAGGAAGAAGAGAAACCCATACCCAGAGCAGTTGTACTGACCGCTGCTGGCGATGATAGTGGCGACTTGACAGACGAGGAGGACATCTTTTACGATGATGTGACACAATCAACGCCCGATATACCCTCAATGCCTGATGCTGTGATACCACCACCACATCGCGAAATGGTCGtgctgaaagaaaatcaatttggtGACATCATTGAAAATGTTATGCCAATGGATCGTGAACATCAGTTTGGCATTTATAATGCAATAGCAGATGATGTACAAACAGAAGATGAAGAATACTCATGCGCTGacgattttgaacaaaatagcTCAGTGGCGGAGTGTTTGCATGCCGAAACTTTAATTGAAGGTGAAGTCATTGTGCTAAATGAGACTTTGAAACCACAGCCTAGTAAGCGCCTTGAATTGCATTCCAACACTGAATCGGTAACAGATGTTGAAGAAATCTATGTTGATGGCACAAATAGACGTAAGAAGTTGAAAGCACGCACCGCGAGCAaggggaaaataaaattattagatGTTGCAAGGGGCAATGAAGATGGTGGCACTGACATTGAAGACATGGAACTCAGTGAGCGTGGATTACCGTCAAATGTGAAGTTGAATGCCAATGAAAGGCAACCGCAAGACGCCAGCTTCGATAAGAACACCGACATAGAGGATATCAGCGTTGATGAGGTTTCTGATATGTCCGATACAGAAGCTAAGTGCGATACCGATGTGGGTAGTTCAACTTTAAAGGACTATATAGTGAGTAATAGGAATATTGTGGTAACAATAGAGACAGACAGTCAACGAAAATCGAGTAAAAATCATGTACAGCGTTGCAAAATACAAACTTTAACTCTACACGATGCTTGCGCTGGTGGTGGCACTAATCCACCGAATACAGATGTAGAAGATTTGCAGTGTCCATCTGATATTGATGATGCTAGTGGCGATAATGTTGCAGCCGAAGCGCCTGCTTGCAATTGTAACGATTTAACTGAGTTACTAAATGAAAGTTACACTGTAGTGCACGAGAAGAACAGCAACAGCTTCAATATTGAGGCTGAGAAATTGCACATCAAGTGTAATGCAGAGACACGTGATGCTCATACGGATATTGAGTATGTTGAATCCGATGAATCGGCAGCCAGAGGAAGCAATTAAATCAATTACTCAAACAATTAATACAAACACATTCCATCAGGCAACgaacacaaatacaaaaacccaaacaaacaaaaatcaaaaaacaaaaaaaaaaaaaccaacatatCTTGTAagtaaaatgtacatacatatgtgtgtgtttcacatatatttaacaaaaagaatatatacaaatttgagTATTGCTAGCAATgtcagaaatatttttacatactaACAAACGCAAATGCCAGTTTTCGTCATTAATACTAACCAACTAACTCTTAAGCGTCAAaccattttgataaataataaagAGCCTTGCGTAAATAAGCATCTGTTACAATTGTATTATCTTTTCGTGCAtaagaaaaatacataaaagcaTTATTAAATTTCGTTTCTTGTTAAAATTGTATTGtcattctattatatttttttgtggtcGTACATTATTTTGCGTTCATgttgcaaacatttttcatgCTCGCACTTGATGTGTCCTACAAAAGCTTGCGAAGAGGTGCTAATGTCTATTTACTTTGCGtctattttttacagaaaccATAGAAGAAAAACTCATCTTAGATGAAGATTCTTTCAGAACTTTTGGTAAGTCAAtaggaaattcaaaataattcaaaaacgtATTTCGTTGTGTTTtagcaaattaatattttcaaattaaatatcatGCGTATATGTAAACATTTGTATACCCGCTTACAACCACATGCTTAATTTGTATGCCCATCAAAGATAATCACTCTACGGCACAGCTttgacaatatattttattttattttaactagtCATGcaataattcatttttatttagttcaccaaaaatagaagaaaaaaaaaacaattagagcaaattttaacaaaatcagTCAAGTTTTAATGATCAAGTTTGGTTCAAGACATCATTTTTgagacattaatatttggtTTCATATCTTACTTGTATAATAAGTTTATAAGGTTTCGCAATGAATGTAATTTGACTTATTTATGTTGGAGTAATAAAGCTTacctatgcatacatacatacatacaaagtatatatgtaggtacatacatgTAATACGTTGGGCTAATTCTCTGAGCAGACACTATGTTTCAACCAAgaactaagaaaaaataaatggggcatacatacatacatatatatgtacatgtataatcAGCTAACAGGATCGAATTAACTTCACTCACTAATCTTTTACAAATGGATGAAATTCAATAGCATTTTTACAAAACGTATTCACAGCACTCATAACATCATTACATATCTGTATGTGCTTAAGCAAAATGAAATGCTTGCACACGTGCACAACTCCCAAATGAAAAGTGACTtcgttataaattttataatattaactTATTTAGTATTtcgttttgttcaaaataattcaacccCGCAAAACCACATTTATTGCCAAAGTGTTTTGCAGATCTCGAAGTACATATTTCATAAACGGCATTCAGTTCACGAAGCGTTTAACGTTGAATCTCTTCTGGGGACATGAAACTGTGTCGCAGGCGTTTAATTAATGGCCAGAAGTCACACAGAGCTAGATAAATAAAGCGAATGTGGTGAAGGTGCAGCAATACGagcatacattctgtcaaaaaaaaatatcgggaattatgtttttttgctggaatgttggtacaactgtcctctgtagtgtcgcagagtttgagcgtgatctgtcaattaccttgtttttggcatttaattatatcaggcaaccgcaggtgtgctcagCGATTCTCACTATGGACAAAAATATCTAACAaggaatttttgttaaattttgtgttttgaacgagatttcgtgtgccgaatctttgaaaatgttgcagaaagtctatggcgagtgtgctttatcaaaaacacgggtccaGGGTATAGGGCTTTTACAGAGGAGCGAGAAGtagtggaagatttgccccgatctggtcgcgcATCAACGTATTCAagggatgaaaacgtcgacaaacaAGGAAatagtgctggaaaaccatcatttaagtttgagggaggtatcTCGTGGtcttagcgtgtctcacaaatcaatttgcaacattttacaccatcaattgggaaTGAAACGCAtgactgctcgactcgttccaagagacttgaatttctttcaaaaaattcatgagaagaaggtggctgaaaacatgcttgagcaagtgaactcGGACCCaatgtttatccagcgcatcataatagGTTATgaaacgtgggtatatgagtttcaCATGCAAACCGGTTAACAGGCGGCTAAATGGCGCTATACagatgagccgaaacccaaaaaaccacgtcaaattCCATCAAAACTGAAAGTCATACtagtcgttttctttgattatttggaagttatgcgacgtttgataGAGAATATGCGTAGAAATGCATGGATTTTGCTCCAcaataacgcaccgtctcacaacgctcatattgtgaacacttttttggccaaaaacttgACAAATATTATCGAACAACCACAGTTTTCACCTctatgactttttccttttcccaaaacttaaattgccactgcGCGAACGCCGCTTTGATCGCCGTGTCCATTAAGgataattcgctgaaggagctgaagaagatctcttcaaacgcgtttaaaaggtgctttgatgactggactaatcgttggcatatgtatattgcttcgaatggagcctattttgaaggcgacaaaataaattttgatgattaaacaattattttgcgttttattgaacaattccgggtacttttttgacagaatgtaaacCGAGTTTGTGGCTGAATGTTCGCTAACAACGAATGTGTTTTAAGACGGCGCATTAATGTGAAGCAAAAAAGGAGGTGTATGCGCCTTTATGGTGaataacattgaaaaaattattttttattaaccttCTGATCAGGTGTGGGAAATTCATTGTGAAAAACCCCTAAtaattgagggaaactgtagacATGCTCTTGGTTTTTGACTGActgtaagctttttttttttgggcccAATATACTCTCGGGTGGTCCGAGGTCGACTAAAGTCTTGTTTTAGATTATAATGCATTTTATGGTCATTTCCCAGCCAGAAGCCATTTCTTTATCAAGGAAATTTAcggtttttttgaataattcaaATTGAGATACATCTGAAATCCCAAAAATCTTACCAAGCTATATTATTTGATTTGTTCCGCACGAAATGCCATGGTAACAGCATAGTCTTGACGATGTTTTAGTCCCAAAtccaaaatctttgattttctTGACGTTTTGTTAATCAGTTTGATATCTTCAGTTCTTTTGCAGTAGAAATTTCATTTCGGCAAAAACTTTCAACGAAACTCCTTTACctaatggaataaaaaaaggcCACTAATTCTTTTTGGAGTACTCCTACCCTTTACCTtctccagttttttttttattaaatcagaaCTAAAGGAATATCTTCAAACTCACGCATAGACATCATGCAGCATCGGTGCAAGCCCTTGAAATCGAAACTACAAACATAACTTCGATTTGCAACGTAGTcccttgacgaaaaatttgcatgcgaaagcaccaacaaagttatcgagcaagattcgccgctagcgagtatggccaTACCTCATTGGACTGGTATGACTCACTGGTTGCATGGTtgcacatgtaatttaaggcaacTCTATTCCCGCGTTGCCAATATATGTTTATTTGTTCTAGTTGCGTCACCTATTTCCTACTtactaacgcttggcgaaaagaagaggccttatgTATCAACATATCATTAATCAACATCAATTCACAGTgccaagtttttttaattttttaaatgtagtcTAAAAAGTTGTGTGTAATAATTTTATgatttcaaaaataagaaaatataataataaaaaaattaagaactaaAGTCCTAAGGTGGGGAATTTATGGTGTTTTCATTCTATATGGTGGATCCCTTACTAGAGAATCTTTCAAGattcaattgtactaaaaacacTTAACAGTAATATTTCCGCCTTTTCATTACTTAAAAATTCTCTGATACtacaaactaaaaaacaaaacattttaaaatcaaaacagTTTAcaggaaaaacagtttttcaatTTGATCACAGTAATGCATTCAGTGTCTCAGGATGTCTCAGGTAGAAACCTGGAATTCACAGTGCACCGATATTGCTCCTGGATACTCGTTTTAAGtccataaacaaaatttgcTGACAGCAATGcgcatttaaacaaatttgtttgaaataatggAACAAATTTGGCAAAATTGTATTGCATTTGGTCGAGAACAATTTGCTTAATcggaaattttatttccaaaagctTATTGTATTCAAGAACTGCCAGAATAGATTTCCTCATTCACCCTTACCCTTTTTGGAGCGAATTCGGAGTGGGCATTTATCATGTTTTGCTTAAACTATGGCCCGTCGTTAGTACGGGGTTTATGAAGGTGGCTTTCGTAGAAGTCCAGGAAATCAATGACCTGCCGTTGGTAAATTTTTCTGGACGAAAGTCAGCCAATAATCCGAGAATAGAAGGAAAACGTTGTAGTAATTGGGCAGTACTTATTGTGGGTTTATTCACTGTACTGCCGTCCTTGGcaataagaaaaactttttatcGAGAAGCGATTACAAATTCTGTAGGTTAGTCGGTTAATTGAAGACATTAGAAATTCATCGacattaaaaattcatatacgcCTAATATGTCGGGGTTGGAGCTTCAGCGTTTACGCAGACTTATTACAAGATGCCTACTACAGAGAAACGTGAAGgactagctccatctggtaccactaaggatcaataggtTTATGTGATAGCTTTCAGCCAGCtaagtcaacctaacctaaccttgtaTGTGGTAATACCAAGATGGATGACTTAGATGGAACGTAAGACTGCCTCCCTGAGAAGATTATCAGTGATTTATCAAGGATTGTTTTTCCAGCTAAGGGAATGATGTCAAAAGTATTGGCCCTATAGTGAAGACGCAAGACGCATTTAATAAAGGTGaaggaatttttattattttccattataGCCTTCTTTTAGCTTAATAGTTGATTGCTTCTTTATATTGGAGAGAGAGGCAAGTCGTTGTGAAAAGTAAAGAGAGTTAGTTTAAGCGTCTAGTTGAACTCGATTATTTGTTGACTGAGCGCTGACTTCTAATGGTTCGGCAAAATCTGGTTGCTAAGTTATAGCCCTCTCACTGTATGGAAAGCTATGAAAATCAAGCTTTAGTACGTACCAAGTACCAGGTGTTCCATAAGCTTGATGAGAATTGTAGATTAGGTTTTGACGGAAGAAGTCATACATGCATGACATGTTTCTGAGTTCATAAGCTCATAATTTACTGCAGTGTATAGCGCAGGTATTGTTCATGATTGCAAAAAGTGAATTCGGAGGCGAACAGGCGAGAAGAAAagataaatttgattttataacCCGGTCGAGAATCGTTGGTGTATGCTAGTCGGGTGTAGTAGTAAAAGCTTCATCTAATCACGGCTACGTATTATATTGTAAGACTTGCAGTTAaggtaattattatatttatctgTACGAATTATTTCATTGTTCCTTTGAATATTTAATGATCACGGCTTCTCAACACTCACAATCAAACACAACGCATTATCATTATAAGACACGCCATTTTACGCTCATAACTGCATTGAAAATGGATTTGCACTCTTTTTACTAACAATGTgtaacacaaaattaaaaaacaaaatgaatgtaTTTGGGTTGTTGCTGTAATTACATATGCTGCTTAAAGTTTTGGACTTTTGATGCAATTACATACTGTATGTGCAATATATGCAATTGTCTTGCAGGCGATGACGTTAAAAAACATAAGATCAGTGATTTTAGTGAAGAGATTGGCGATCAAGTAGATCAAAATATTGATAAGAGTAGTTATGATGATAAATACTCTGGTGAAAATAAAGACACCGATAATGATAACAGTGATGATgacgacgatgatgatgatgatgatgaagataGAAGTAGAAAGGCTGGTCTTGTCGATGATAGTATTTTTGATGTTGGCGCCACCATACGCAAGGAGGCTGCAGTGCTAATTGATAATGTGCTTGAAGATAGCATTAATATCATTAGCAATCAACAGGAACAACAGCATGGAACCAATGGTTATGATTCTCTTAAGCAGGAATATAATTCAGACAGTGAAAACTATGCTATTACATGCGATGATATTGGTGGTTTAGATGTTGTCAAATCACCAACAATTGAATCGATGTCTGGCAAATCATTCGACGATAATATGAGTTTCAGTGACGAACAGTGTCATATCTCACAGCAGCGTACGCAAGTCCCTGCAACAACAGATGTTATAACCACAACAATCACCACTACAACACAACAACAGCAGTCTAGTGACTTGAAACAAGTGAAAGATGGGTTTGGACCAATAATAGTAACAGAAATCAAGACAACAACACAAACCGTCACAACCTCCAGAGAGGCAGGTGAGGCACTTGATGGTTGTAGTGATGATAAAGGTGATGCTGCAGCAATATTGAAGGCAAAAGGTAATTTTTAAGAGGCACAATAAACACATACACTTCTAGGTAAACTTTTtattacatacaatacatacataaatatgtaaagggATAATATTGGGGCACAGTTTACAAGTAGATAAACCGGCAGCCAAACacttgattttttgtttataatccCGTTGGTTTTTAAACTCCTTCcaaatgcatattcatatatgaacacatatttatgtacattcaaTTACGAATTGTAATGATGACGAGGGTATAAGATaatttttacagattttttttattaaattaaaacctTATTGCGCCCGCCGTAGGCcaagaaaatgtgtttttaagcagttttccGCTGTATGCATTCTAACTGCGGTCTGATATCGTAGCTTAAACTACTCATAATAATTTGCTGGGAACACGGAATCTTTCTAAGAAGGTGATGTACAAAGGTCATTAGAAGGCGTCCAATGGAAAATCTTAAATTGGTATATTAATAGGTCTAAAATTTCAGTATGTTGCGAAATTTGTGTTACATAATTTAAGATCAGTCACTTGCATTTACCCTGTGTAGTACTCATATCGAGCCCATACCATAGTAATTGGTCATGAAATATTAAAGTATTGCCacatttcattcattcaaaGTAGTGAGATTTCATGTTCTCGCACCAAGCTCAATAGAATATATCTTGAGTTCAACGGGTTTGAAAACAGTAAGGGAATCTGAAGTAGTTACCTGTTTCGAAATGCGGCTTAAccacctcttcttcttcttgattggcgcaataaccgcttatgtgattttgaccgagttgaacaaagtgcgccagttgtttctttct is from Anastrepha ludens isolate Willacy chromosome 4, idAnaLude1.1, whole genome shotgun sequence and encodes:
- the LOC128861733 gene encoding uncharacterized protein LOC128861733 isoform X2, yielding MSKKLPMISVTKDDQSESSEDSNSNDMDYNYNAGDATDIEDFDSQGDIKNLTNSKASINTISIPQHTKHDTDATDIEDYNDTDSEEDDNSNVYPVLKLSLQEFLQHGLREQSMIDNEANERVENKSGNFLQAQNLNEISDYLTDCEDYNTDSELENACEKSVCFDLDTAVNDQGKVCIADHTLPSNENEHSDEYEDLSAMSDVSEIASGLSDVAGTSARRISECEVLELSGEEEECQIVLSDSASENDEDDIIYDSASNASLPPIDVAFISTGGQQRRKSTTMSANKNAFLTVAGERAHTEEALTDVEKFDDSAAEDCFDSEEEEKPIPRAVVLTAAGDDSGDLTDEEDIFYDDVTQSTPDIPSMPDAVIPPPHREMVVLKENQFGDIIENVMPMDREHQFGIYNAIADDVQTEDEEYSCADDFEQNSSVAECLHAETLIEGEVIVLNETLKPQPSKRLELHSNTESVTDVEEIYVDGTNRRKKLKARTASKGKIKLLDVARGNEDGGTDIEDMELSERGLPSNVKLNANERQPQDASFDKNTDIEDISVDEVSDMSDTEAKCDTDVGSSTLKDYIVSNRNIVVTIETDSQRKSSKNHVQRCKIQTLTLHDACAGGGTNPPNTDVEDLQCPSDIDDASGDNVAAEAPACNCNDLTELLNESYTVVHEKNSNSFNIEAEKLHIKCNAETRDAHTDIEYVESDESAARGSN